A region from the Persephonella sp. genome encodes:
- a CDS encoding mechanosensitive ion channel family protein yields the protein MNGEIITKINEILNQVVLGTPLYKWAFALLVFLLFLLFRKIFSHIIVNSIKAIVSKTKTTIDDKVLSMIESPLRFLFIVIGLWIAFDIINLKADITQHTVKSLFIILVFWIFYNGVNVFSSDIFKFAQKFGKELAQEVGIFLIKSIKTFIFILAVLAVLQEWGINVTALIASLGIGGLAIALAAKDTAANLFGGLTILADKSLKIGEWVKVGSVEGIVEDIGMRTTKIRTFEKSLITVPNQYIANNPIENFSRRNIRRIKMIIGVVYDTPADVVRKIVKDIKAMLEQHPDVAQDQAIVVYFDEFADSSLNIFILFYANTSNWLEYVQIKQDINLKIMDIVEKNGSSFAFPSRSIYVEKLPET from the coding sequence GGTTGTTCTTGGAACCCCTCTTTATAAGTGGGCTTTTGCTTTACTTGTATTTTTACTTTTTCTTTTGTTTAGAAAGATATTCAGCCACATTATTGTAAACAGCATAAAAGCGATTGTTTCAAAAACAAAAACAACCATTGATGATAAAGTCCTATCGATGATAGAAAGCCCGCTGAGGTTTTTATTTATTGTTATTGGGCTGTGGATAGCATTTGATATTATAAATCTAAAGGCAGATATAACCCAGCATACCGTTAAATCTCTTTTCATAATACTTGTTTTCTGGATTTTTTATAATGGTGTTAATGTTTTCAGTTCTGATATATTCAAGTTTGCCCAGAAGTTTGGAAAAGAGCTTGCCCAGGAAGTTGGTATTTTTCTAATAAAATCAATAAAAACTTTTATATTCATACTGGCGGTTCTGGCAGTTCTTCAGGAGTGGGGAATTAATGTAACAGCTCTGATAGCTTCTTTAGGAATAGGTGGTCTCGCTATAGCCCTTGCTGCTAAAGATACAGCTGCCAATCTTTTTGGAGGACTTACAATTCTGGCAGATAAATCCCTTAAGATAGGTGAATGGGTGAAGGTAGGTTCTGTTGAAGGTATAGTAGAGGATATTGGAATGAGAACAACAAAGATAAGAACATTTGAAAAATCATTGATCACTGTTCCAAATCAATATATAGCAAATAATCCGATAGAAAATTTCTCAAGGAGAAACATCAGAAGGATAAAGATGATAATAGGTGTTGTTTACGATACTCCTGCTGATGTTGTAAGAAAAATAGTTAAAGACATAAAAGCCATGCTTGAACAACACCCTGATGTTGCACAAGATCAGGCTATTGTTGTTTATTTTGATGAATTTGCAGACAGCTCTCTTAATATATTTATCCTTTTTTATGCGAACACATCAAACTGGCTTGAGTATGTCCAGATAAAGCAGGATATAAATCTGAAAATTATGGATATTGTAGAGAAAAATGGATCTTCCTTCGCATTCCCAAGCAGATCAATATATGTGGAAAAATTACCGGAGACATGA